From the Prunus dulcis chromosome 4, ALMONDv2, whole genome shotgun sequence genome, one window contains:
- the LOC117625517 gene encoding extensin-2-like, with product MGTSLQPRHLPLVYAVAFCLIVVSVAADYRKPYIYASPPPPSQKTQPQYHNYPPFKLPSVPEHSGHYPPYPYKAPPSPYVYKSPPPPRYLYKSPPPPSPSPPPPYVYKSPPPPSPSPPPPYVYKSPSPPSKSPPPPYIYKSPPPPSPSPPPPYIYKSPPPPSPSPPPPYVYKSPPPPSPSPPPPYIYKSPPPPSPSPPPPYVYKSPPPPSPSPPPPYLYKSPPPPSPSPPPPYIYKSPPPPSPSPPPPYVYKSPPPPSPSPPPPYVYKSPPPPSPSPPPPYVYKSPPPPSPSPPPPYIYKSPPPPSPSPPPPYIYKSPPPPSPSPPPPYIYKSPPPPSPSPPPPYIYKSPPPPSPSPPPPYIYKSPPPPSPSPPPPYVYKSPPPPSPSPPPPYLYKSPPPPSPSPPPPYIYKSPPPPSPSPPPPYVLKSPPPPSPSPPPPYIYKSPPPPSPSPPPPYVYKSPPPPSPSPPPPYIYKSPPPPSHSPPPPYIYKSPPPPSPSPPPPYLYKSPPPPSPSPPPPYIYKSPPPPSPSPPPPYVYKSPPPPSPSPPPPYIYKSPPPPSPSPPPPYIYKSPPPPSPSPPPPYLYKSPPPPSPSPAHTYHYNSPPPPLKSPPPPQYYYKSPPPPKHH from the coding sequence ATGGGAACCTCTTTACAGCCGAGGCATTTGCCTCTGGTTTATGCTGTGGCATTCTGCCTCATTGTAGTTAGTGTTGCTGCTGATTATAGGAAGCCTTATATTTATGCTTCGCCGCCACCGCCATCCCAAAAAACGCAACCACAGTACCACAATTATCCACCTTTCAAGCTTCCATCAGTCCCAGAGCATTCAGGGCACTACCCTCCATACCCTTATAAGGCTCCTCCATCACCTTATGTGTACAAGTCTCCACCACCTCCTCGTTACTTATACAAATCTCCACCTCCACCATCCCCATCACCGCCTCCTCCTTATGTTTATAAATCTCCACCTCCACCATCTCCGTCACCACCACCGCCGTATGTTTACAAATCTCCATCACCACCATCTAAATCTCCTCCCCCACCTTATATCTACAAGTCACCTCCacctccctctccctctccacccCCTCCTTACATTTACAAGTCCCCTCCTCCACCATCTCCATCACCTCCCCCTCCTTATGTCTACAAgtcaccaccacctccttctCCATCCCCACCTCCACCTTACATTTATaaatcaccaccaccaccctcACCATCACCTCCTCCCCCATATGTTTACAAGTCACCACCCCCTCCATCCCCTTCACCTCCTCCACCTTATCTCTACaagtcaccaccaccaccttctccatcccctcctcctccttacATTTACAAGTCACCACCACCCCCATCTCCATCACCTCCTCCACCTTATGTCTACaagtcaccaccaccaccttcgCCATCACCTCCTCCACCATATGTTTACAAGTCACCACCACCCCCATCTCCttcacctcctcctccttatGTGTACAAATCCCCCCCACCACCTTCACCATCACCTCCTCCACCATACATTTACAAGTCACCACCTCCCCCATCCCCATCACCACCTCCTCCTTACATTTATaaatcaccaccaccaccctctccatctcctcctccaccaTACATTTACAAgtcacctcctcctccatctCCATCACCTCCCCCACCTTACATTTACAAGTCCCCACCACCACCCTCACCCTCACCTCCTCCACCATACATTTACAAgtcacctcctcctccatctCCATCACCCCCACCTCCCTATGTGTACAAGTCACCACCACCCCCATCTCCATCGCCTCCCCCTCCTTATCTCTACAAGTCACCCCCACCACCTTCTCCATCCCCACCTCCTCCGTACATCTATaaatcaccaccaccaccatctccGTCACCTCCTCCCCCTTATGTCTTAaaatctccaccaccaccttctccATCCCCACCTCCTCCTTACATTTATaaatcaccaccaccaccctctccatcacctcctcctccttatGTCTACaaatctccaccaccaccttctccATCCCCACCTCCTCCTTACATTTATaaatctccaccaccaccttctcATTCACCACCTCCACCATACATCTACAAGTCCCCACCTCCCCCTTCCCCATCACCACCCCCTCCTTATCTTTACAAATCTCCACCACCTCCATCCCCATCACCTCCTCCTCCCTACATTTATAAATCCCCTCCACCTCCCTCACCATCCCCGCCTCCACCATATGTGTACAAGTCACCCCCACCTCCATCGCCATCACCTCCCCCTCCTTATATCTACAaatcaccaccacctccatctCCATCACCTCCTCCTCCCTACATCTATAAATCTCCACCACCTCCATcaccttctcctcctcctccttatCTCTACaaatctccaccaccaccatcgcCATCACCTGCCCATACATACCACTACAACTCTCCCCCTCCTCCATTGAAGTCTCCACCACCTCCCCAATATTACTACAAAtcacctccaccaccaaagCACCACTGA